Proteins encoded by one window of Superficieibacter sp. HKU1:
- a CDS encoding PTS sugar transporter subunit IIB — protein sequence MMKKILLICNEGMSTGFLCNKMNDYAQQQGLDIHAWAIPESALEGQYREADIVLLGPQIGYLKESVCKRVQETLPVSVISPIDFGRINAQAVVEQALALINEK from the coding sequence ATGATGAAAAAAATACTGCTTATTTGCAACGAAGGCATGTCTACCGGCTTCTTATGCAACAAGATGAATGACTATGCGCAACAGCAGGGGCTGGATATCCACGCGTGGGCGATACCCGAATCGGCGCTGGAAGGGCAATACCGGGAAGCAGATATTGTCCTGCTGGGGCCGCAGATCGGCTATTTGAAAGAGTCTGTCTGCAAACGCGTACAGGAGACGCTGCCCGTCTCCGTTATAAGCCCCATCGATTTTGGCCGCATTAATGCGCAGGCGGTGGTTGAACAGGCGCTGGCATTGATCAACGAGAAATAA
- a CDS encoding PTS transporter subunit EIIC, whose protein sequence is MKELFLKKTLAMAQWMASQIHLRTMRDAFIMLIPFLVLAGMMILVNNVIINPGGILSGFIADATLAAWQEMGNKVVNGTMNILGMLIGIIFSYNLARNRQFANPLMAALVTVSCLFVLMPVLNGFTPEGAQAKVLIKDAVPYALLGTSGTFVSLLCGGLATEIFTRICKNKHLQIRLEGNVPPAVIQSFNTLFAVMITVLLFALASCLIVAFFGMELHEIINKVIQAPLLGLATNLPAYILIDIINNFVFSMGINPGGITGAIMEAPIMVATQQNMDAWAAGKEIPNIIVRPFCDLYGRMGGTGMTLCLVIAVFLRSKRQELRSFSRTVIPTTIFNINEPVIFGFPIIFNPILMIPFTFIPSILYVIAYYATALGWVSKIVVYIPWSVPPLISGYLASGGDYRNVILQLILLVLGVLLYMPFLMLYEKMLTMQETAASK, encoded by the coding sequence ATGAAAGAGCTATTTTTAAAGAAAACCCTCGCCATGGCGCAGTGGATGGCGTCGCAAATTCATCTCCGGACTATGCGTGATGCATTTATTATGCTTATTCCGTTCCTGGTGTTAGCAGGAATGATGATATTGGTCAACAATGTTATTATAAATCCGGGCGGCATTCTTTCCGGCTTTATTGCCGATGCCACGCTGGCGGCCTGGCAGGAGATGGGGAATAAAGTGGTTAACGGCACCATGAATATCCTCGGGATGCTCATAGGCATTATTTTCAGCTATAACCTGGCGCGCAACCGCCAGTTTGCCAATCCGCTGATGGCCGCGCTGGTCACCGTCAGCTGCCTTTTTGTGCTGATGCCCGTACTGAACGGTTTTACACCTGAAGGCGCGCAGGCAAAGGTGTTGATCAAAGATGCTGTGCCCTATGCGCTGCTGGGAACCAGCGGCACCTTTGTTTCCCTGCTGTGCGGCGGCCTGGCCACGGAGATTTTTACCCGAATCTGTAAAAACAAACACCTGCAAATTCGCCTTGAAGGCAACGTGCCTCCGGCAGTTATCCAGTCCTTTAATACGCTGTTTGCCGTGATGATCACCGTGTTGCTGTTCGCGCTCGCCTCCTGCCTGATTGTCGCTTTTTTCGGTATGGAGCTGCATGAGATCATTAATAAAGTGATCCAGGCACCGCTGCTCGGGCTGGCGACGAACCTGCCAGCCTATATCCTGATCGACATCATCAATAATTTCGTCTTTTCTATGGGCATCAACCCCGGCGGCATCACAGGCGCGATTATGGAAGCGCCAATTATGGTGGCGACCCAGCAAAATATGGATGCGTGGGCAGCCGGTAAAGAAATCCCGAATATTATCGTGCGTCCGTTCTGTGATTTATACGGACGCATGGGCGGCACCGGGATGACGTTGTGCCTGGTGATCGCAGTATTTCTCAGAAGCAAACGCCAGGAGCTGCGTTCCTTTTCACGCACGGTTATCCCGACGACGATCTTTAATATCAACGAACCGGTTATCTTTGGCTTCCCGATTATTTTCAACCCGATACTGATGATCCCTTTTACCTTTATTCCTTCAATCCTTTACGTCATCGCCTATTATGCCACCGCGCTGGGGTGGGTATCGAAAATCGTGGTCTATATACCCTGGTCCGTCCCGCCGCTCATTTCCGGCTATCTGGCCAGCGGCGGCGATTACCGCAATGTCATTTTGCAGCTTATTTTACTGGTGCTGGGGGTTCTGCTCTATATGCCTTTCCTGATGCTGTATGAAAAGATGCTGACAATGCAGGAAACGGCGGCTTCAAAATAA
- a CDS encoding GntR family transcriptional regulator, with product MRRYIQISNIIKDRIQNGEYIAGEKIPYGHQLCEEFACSKITLNNALDILVNEGFITRQRGLGTIVKTASPQQTSYTLPIQGVSRRLGAHGEEVHSHLLHFDIAVPPADIASQLAMAEGHYAWHFRRVRYVSQEPLSIEETWIPVKILPEFTRQNALGSVYQFVEHSLKKIPCSSHTQFYSLPSDEEAREWLKLQANEPVSVTLSVTYLNDGQPFEYCTSRYHYQRFNYNAIVQRS from the coding sequence TTGCGTAGATATATTCAGATATCAAATATAATAAAAGACAGAATTCAGAATGGTGAATATATTGCGGGCGAGAAGATCCCCTATGGCCATCAGCTATGCGAAGAGTTCGCCTGCAGTAAAATCACCCTGAATAACGCGCTGGATATTCTGGTCAATGAAGGGTTTATTACCCGGCAACGCGGGCTGGGGACCATCGTAAAAACCGCCTCCCCTCAACAGACGTCGTACACCTTACCAATTCAGGGCGTCAGCCGTCGGCTGGGGGCGCACGGAGAGGAAGTCCATAGCCACCTGCTGCATTTTGATATCGCCGTTCCGCCTGCGGATATCGCCTCGCAGCTGGCGATGGCGGAAGGGCATTACGCCTGGCATTTCAGGCGGGTGCGTTACGTCAGTCAGGAGCCGCTGTCCATTGAAGAGACCTGGATACCGGTCAAGATCCTGCCGGAATTTACCCGCCAGAATGCGCTGGGGTCGGTATACCAGTTCGTTGAACACTCGCTGAAGAAGATCCCCTGCAGCTCCCACACGCAGTTTTACTCCCTGCCCAGCGATGAAGAAGCCCGGGAATGGCTTAAGCTTCAGGCAAACGAACCGGTGAGCGTGACGCTTTCAGTGACCTATCTGAACGACGGCCAGCCGTTCGAATACTGCACCAGCCGCTATCATTACCAGCGCTTTAATTACAACGCGATTGTGCAGCGAAGCTAG
- a CDS encoding LysR family transcriptional regulator, producing the protein MFRLEDLTLFVRAAALNSFSEAAREAGLPPAQVSAAIKRLEKALTIRLFARSTRSLRLTVEGESWLPYAMQMLETMHAGMQKIQTPDDDVRGTLQIAVPSDLGRHLLLSVFRAFGQRHPALRLRLLFSDQITDVFKDPVDVAFRYGTNGDASYISLPVAPDNRRVLVASPAWLRQHGEPRSLSELAQHNALTFMLRGKLHDRWTLLKDGEIHEVNVSGAIMSDDAEVIRRLAIAGEGIAYKSWLDVSDDVDAGRLQPILTQYQGESVPLNMICPHRQQLSPAVRLLYDAVKAQCASVQASFAAQSRCN; encoded by the coding sequence ATGTTCAGGCTGGAAGATTTGACGTTGTTTGTGCGCGCCGCAGCGTTAAACAGCTTTAGTGAGGCGGCACGCGAAGCGGGATTGCCCCCGGCGCAGGTCAGCGCGGCCATCAAACGGCTGGAAAAAGCGTTAACCATCCGCCTCTTTGCACGCTCCACGCGCAGCCTGCGGCTGACGGTGGAAGGGGAGAGCTGGCTGCCTTATGCCATGCAGATGCTGGAGACCATGCATGCCGGTATGCAAAAAATTCAGACGCCCGATGACGACGTGCGCGGCACGCTGCAAATTGCGGTACCGTCAGACCTCGGGCGTCACCTCCTGCTTAGCGTATTTCGCGCTTTTGGTCAGCGGCACCCCGCATTACGCCTGCGCCTGCTTTTCTCCGACCAGATTACGGATGTGTTTAAAGATCCAGTCGATGTCGCGTTTCGCTACGGCACTAACGGCGACGCTTCCTATATTTCGTTGCCGGTCGCGCCCGACAACCGGCGCGTGCTGGTGGCTTCGCCAGCCTGGCTGCGTCAGCATGGGGAACCACGTTCGCTATCCGAACTGGCGCAGCATAATGCGCTCACCTTTATGTTGCGTGGCAAATTACACGATCGCTGGACGTTACTGAAAGACGGGGAAATTCATGAGGTAAATGTCTCTGGCGCTATTATGAGCGATGATGCGGAAGTTATTCGTCGTCTGGCGATAGCGGGTGAGGGAATTGCCTATAAATCCTGGCTGGATGTCAGCGATGACGTGGACGCAGGGCGCTTACAGCCGATCCTGACACAGTATCAGGGCGAAAGCGTACCGCTGAATATGATTTGTCCGCACCGCCAGCAGCTTTCTCCCGCCGTACGGCTGCTGTATGACGCGGTGAAAGCGCAATGCGCAAGCGTACAGGCTAGCTTCGCTGCACAATCGCGTTGTAATTAA
- a CDS encoding zinc-binding alcohol dehydrogenase family protein, which translates to MKAIVINRAAQNGSNIDFLQDVELPTPVAHGHDLLVEVKAISVNPVDTKVRAGFDADQPRVLGWDATGVVVAKGDKVTLFNEGDEVWYAGALTRAGSNSELQLVDERIVALKPKRIDNAAAAALPLTAITAWELLFHRLGIKEGGGEGESLLIVGAAGGVGSILTQLARKLTRLTVIGTASRPASQQWVTEAGAHHVIDHSQSFSAQLEGIGIKEVNYVASLTHTDEHYQAIVEALAPQGKLALIDDPQSLDALPLKKKSISLHWEFMFTRSMFGTHDMIEQHHLLTRVASLIDDGTLVSTLGEHYGKINAENIRKAHRLLETGRSVGKIVLEGF; encoded by the coding sequence ATGAAAGCCATCGTCATTAACCGGGCTGCGCAGAACGGCAGCAATATTGATTTTTTACAGGATGTCGAACTGCCCACGCCAGTGGCGCACGGACACGATCTGCTGGTGGAGGTGAAAGCAATTTCGGTGAATCCCGTAGACACCAAGGTCCGCGCCGGTTTTGACGCTGACCAGCCGCGGGTACTGGGCTGGGACGCAACGGGCGTGGTGGTGGCCAAAGGCGATAAGGTGACGCTGTTCAATGAGGGAGATGAGGTGTGGTATGCCGGGGCGTTAACGCGAGCGGGCAGCAACAGTGAATTGCAGCTGGTGGATGAGCGTATCGTGGCGCTTAAGCCAAAGCGTATTGATAACGCGGCCGCGGCGGCCCTGCCGCTAACGGCGATCACCGCATGGGAGCTGTTATTTCACCGGCTGGGAATTAAAGAAGGCGGTGGTGAAGGCGAGAGTTTACTGATCGTCGGTGCGGCGGGCGGCGTGGGTTCAATTCTGACGCAGCTGGCGCGAAAATTAACTCGTCTGACGGTGATCGGCACCGCCTCGCGTCCGGCCAGCCAGCAGTGGGTGACGGAGGCTGGCGCACATCATGTGATCGACCACAGCCAGTCCTTCAGCGCGCAGCTTGAGGGCATCGGTATTAAAGAGGTGAACTACGTTGCCAGTCTGACCCATACCGATGAGCACTATCAGGCCATCGTTGAAGCGCTGGCACCGCAGGGTAAACTGGCGCTGATTGACGATCCGCAAAGCCTGGACGCTCTGCCGCTTAAAAAGAAAAGTATTTCGCTGCACTGGGAGTTTATGTTTACCCGCTCCATGTTCGGGACTCACGATATGATTGAACAGCATCACCTGCTCACCCGCGTTGCGTCACTGATTGACGATGGGACGCTGGTCAGCACGCTGGGCGAGCATTACGGAAAGATTAACGCGGAAAATATACGCAAAGCCCATCGGCTTCTGGAGACGGGACGCTCGGTCGGGAAGATTGTGCTGGAAGGATTCTGA